Within the Pseudomonas oryzae genome, the region CGCATTCTGCAGCTCGACCAGGTACTCCTCGTCCAGCGAACGGGGCTGGTGAGCCTGCTTCAGCAGGTTGACGAAGCGGCTGGCCTTGTCCTCGCTGGGGCTTTCTTTTTCGATGGCGTAGGAGTCACGGGTTTCGTGCAGGTACGCCCAGGCCAAGGCACGGCTCAGGATGTCGCGAGGCAGCGATTCGCTGAATTCGGTTGCCTGCTGCAGCAGGTTGCGGTCGAGCAGTGCCTGCAACTCGTCGGTGCGGCGCAGGGTGATGCAGTAGTCGAGGTTGCCGATGCCGTTGAACAGCACCCGCCAGCGGCTGTTCTTTTCTCCAGCGGCGGTGATGTACTGGGCGGGGTCGAACAGTGGCACATAGGCGGTACGCAGGCTGTCGCTGTGGCGCTGGATGCATTGGCCGGTGAAGTGCTCCCACAGGTAGCAGGCCTTGCGCAGGTACTGGCTTGAGGGACTGGCGTCGATGGCCGCGCGGATCACCGGCTCGGCAATCAGCGGCAGGGCCTGGGCCAGGATCGCCAGGTCGATGCCCTCGTGCTTGAGGGCGAACAGCAGGTGCCCGAGAAGGTCGTCGGCCGCAGGTGCCATGCTGGCCGGAATGGCCATGGTCTGGCCGATCACTTCCTTGCGGGTGACCGTGCGGATCTCGGCCAGGCGCACGGGCGCAAGCGCCCTGACTGTCGGCTCCTGAAGCAAGCGGCTGTAACCGACGGGTTGCATGGTTCAGTTCCCTCTTGAATGCCGGCCAGCACAGCGGATTTTTTGTGCCTCGCCAGGATTTTTTGTGCTGAACGGCAGTTTTATCATTTTTTTTGCGCGGAAGTCGCCGTTCAGCGGGGCCGGATGCATTTCCCCTGCTAGTCAGTCACGCCCTGCTCCGCCGCGACGCCCTGCCAGCCACCACCCAGCGCGGCGATCAGCTGCACGCTGGCGGTCAGCCGGCTGCCGAGCAGGGTCAGGTGGCTGCGCTCGTTGGACAGCGCCGCGGTCTGCACGCTGACCACGCTGTTGTAGTCGATGGTGCCGGCCTTGTACTGGTTCTCTATCAGACGCAGCGACTCGCGGGCGGCGTCCAGCGCCTCCTGCTGCACGCCGCTCTCCTCCTCCAGCACGCGCAGCTGCACCAGGTAGTCCTCCACCTCGCGGAAGCTGTCCAACACGGTCTGCCGGTAGGCGGCGACGGTCTGGTCGTAGCGCGCCTCGGCCTGGTCGACCTGCGAGCGGATCAGTCCGGCGTCGAACAGGGTCATGGCGAACTCCGGGCCGATCGACCAGAAGCGGTTGGGCGTGTTGATCCACTGGCCGAAGGTGTCGCCGCGATAACCGCCGGCGGCGCTCAGATTCAGGCTGGGGAACCAGGCGGCCCGAGCCACGCCGATCTCGGCGTTGGCGCTCATCACCGCGCGCTCGGCGCTGGCCACGTCCGGACGCCGCTCGAGCAGCACCGAGGGCACGCTGACCGGCACCTCGGGCAGCGACGGCACACCGTCCACCGCGGCCAGCTCGAACTCGGCGGGCGGCACGCCGACCAGCACGGCGATGGCGTGCTCGAGCTGGGCGCGCTGGTACCTGAGGTCGATGGCCTGCGCCTCGGTGCTCTTGAGCTGGGTGCGCGCCTGGGTGACGTCGGACTTGGGCACGATGCCGGCCTGGTACTGGTTCTCGGTGAGTTTGAGCGAGCGGGCGTAGGCAGCCACCGTGGCGTCCAGCAGGCGCTGCTGCTCGTCGAGCACGCGCAATTGCAGGTAGTTCTGCGCCAGCTCGGACTGCAGGCTCAGGCGTACCGCGGCGAGATCGGCGGCGCTGGCCGACAGGCTGGCGTTGTCCGCTTCCAGCTGGCGGCGCAGCTTGCCCCACAGGTCGAGCTCCCAGTTGACGCCGAAGGTCAGGTCGTAGCTCTTGGAAATCCCGCCACCGCTGACGCCGCTGGTCACCGTCGAGCCGTCGGCCAGGCGCACCGTGCTCTGCCCGGTGCCCTGTCCGGAGCGGGTCTTGCTGGCGTTGCCGCTCAGCGACGGGAAGAACGAGGCGCGGGTGCCGCGCACCAGCGCCTGGGCCTCGCGGTACTGCGCCAGCGACTGCGCCAGGCTCTGGTTGGACTGCTGCAGACGCTGCTGCAGCGCGTTGAGGGTGGCGTCGCCGTACAGCTCCCACCAGGCGCCGCGCGCCAGGGCGTCGGCCGGCTCGGCGGCCTTCCAGCCTGCGGCCTGCTTGAACGCCGCCGGGGTGTTCAGCTCGGGACGCTGGTAGTCCGGGCCGATGGCGCAACCGCTCATGGCGAGCGCCAGCAGCAACGTAGGGGCGAATTTGTTCGCCTTGATCCGGCGGGCGAATGAATTCGCCCCAACAGGGGTGGCAAATCTGTAGACGGGGACGGTCATAACGGAGCTTCCAATGCGGCATCGCTGCGCACGCCGCGCCAGCGGTTGACGCGGTGGCGCAGGCGGTCGAGGTACAGGTAGACCACCGGGGTGGTGTAGAGGGTGAGCAGTTGGCTGAGGATCAGCCCGCCGACGATGGTCAGGCCCAGCGGCTGGCGCATCTCCGCGCCCTCGGCGGCGCCGAGCAGCAGCGGCAGCGCGCCGAGGATGGCCGCCAGGGTGGTCATCACGATCGGCCGGAAGCGCAGCAGGCAGGCGCGGCGGATCGACTCCTGCGGGCTGAGCCGCTCGCTGCGCTCCAGCTGCAGGGCCTGGTCGATCATCAGGATGGCGTTCTTCTTCACCACGCCGATCAGCAGGAACAGGCCGAGCAGCGAGATCAGGCTGAACTGCCCGCCGGTGAGCTGGATCGCCAGCAGCGCGCCGACCCCGGCCGACGGCAGGGTGGAGAGAATGGTCAGCGGGTGGATGTAGCTCTCGTAGAGGATGCCGAGGACGATGTACACCAGCAGCAGCGCGCCGAGGATCATCAAGGGCTGCGACTGCTGGCTCTGCTGGAAGGCGCCGCCGGTGCCGCCCATCTTGCCCTGCACCTCGGTGGGCAGGCCGATGCGCGCCACCGCCTGGTCGATGGCGGTGCTGGCCTGCTCGAGGCTCACGCCCTCGGCCAGGGAAAAGTTGATGCTCTCGGCGGCGAAGGCACCGTCGTGCTGCACGCGGTCCTCCTCCAGGCTGCGCTCCCAGCGGGCGAAGCTCGACAGCGGCACCAGCTGGCCATCGCTTCCGACCAGGCGCACCTGGTCGAGCACCTCGGGGTGCTGGGCGTACTGCGGGTCGATCTCCATCACCACGCTGTACTGGTTGAGGCTCTCGTAGATGGTCGACACCTGGCGCTGGCTGAAGGCGTTGTTGAGCAGCGCGGTGACCATGCTCATGTCCACGCCGAGGCGCTTGGCGGCGTCGCGGTCGACCACCAGGGTGATCTGCTGGGCGCCCTCGCCTTCGTTGGCGTCGATGTCGGTCAGCTCCGGCAGGGTCTTCAGCGCGTCGCGCACCTTCGGCATCCAGGTGCGCAGGTCGTCCAGCTCGCTGGCCAGCAGCACGTACTCGTTCTCCGAGCTGCCGCCCTCGCGGGCGCCGAAGCGCAGGTCCTGGTCGGGCATCAGGAACAGCTGGGCGCCGGGCACCCTGGGCAGGCTGCGGCGCAGGCGCTCGGCCACCTGCTGGGCGCTGACGCCGCGCTCGGCCATGGGCTTGAGGCGCACGATCATGAAGGCGTTGTTGATCCCGCCGTCGCCGCCGATGAAGCCGGCCACGCTCTCCACCGCCGGGTCCCTGAGCACCGCGCGGCGGAAGACCTCCATCTTCGGCTGCATGACCTGGAACGACAGGCCGTCGTCGCCGCGCACCATGCCGATCAGTTGGCCGGTGTCCTGCTGCGGCATGAAGGTCTTCGGCACGCTGACGAACAGCCAGACGTTGAGGGCGATGGTCGCCAGCAGGCTGAGCAGGGTCAGCAGCGAATGGCGCAGCGCCCACTCCAGGCTGGTGCGGTAGAACGCCAGCACCCCTTCCTGCACCCGGTGGCCCAGGCGCTGCAGGCGGTTGGGCGCGCGCTCGCGATTCTCGGCGCGCAGCCAGCGCGCGCAGAGCATCGGCGTCAGGGTCAGCGACACCAACAGGGAGATGACGATGGCCACCGTCAGGGTGATGGAGAACTCGCGGAACAGCCGCTCGACGATGCCGCCCATGAACAGGATGGAGAGGAAAACCGCCACCAGCGACACGTTCATCGACAGCAGGGTGAAGCCGACCTCGCGCGAGCCCTTGAGCGCGGCGGCCAGCGGCTTCTCGCCGGCCTCGATGTGACGGGAGATGTTCTCCAGCACCACGATGGCGTCGTCGACCACCAGGCCGGTGGCGATGATCAGCGCCATCAGCGACAGGTTGTTCAGCGAGAAGCCCAAGAGGTGCATGGCGGCGAAGCTGCCGACCAGCGACACCGGCACCGCCAGCGCCGGGATCAGCGCGGCGCGCCAGTGGCCGAGGAAGGCCAGCACCACCAGGATCACCAGGCCGACGGCGATCAGCAGGGTGCGCTCGGCCTCGTGCAGGGTGGCGCGGATGGTCGGCGAGCGATCCATCGCCACCGCCAGTTCGGCGCTGCCCGGCAGCACCGCGCGCAGCGCCGGCAGTTCGGCGCGGATGCCCTCGATGGTCTCGATGATGTTGGCGCCGGCCTGGCGGTTGACCACCAGCAGCACCGCCTGCTCGTCGTTGTAGAAGCCGCTGTTGTAGCGGTTCTCCACGCTGTCGCGCACCGTGGCCACGTCGCCCAGGCGGATCGCCGCGCCGTCCTGGTGGCGGATGATCAGCGGCAGGTAATCGGCGGCCTTGTCCAGCTGGTCGTTGCTGGCCAGCTGCCAGTGGCGCGCGCCGGCTTCCAGCGCGCCCTTGGGACCGCGCACGTTGGCGTCGCTGATGGTCTGGCGCACGTCGTCGAGGGCCAGGCCGTACTGTTCGAGCAGGCGCGGCTGCAGTTCAACGCGCACCGCCGGCAGCGAGCTGCCGCCGATCTGCACCTCGCCGACGCCCGGCACCTGGGACAGCTTCTGGGCGATGATGGTCGAGGCGAAGTCGTACAGCGCGCCCTTCTCCAACACGTCGGAGGTCAGCGACAGCAGCATGATCGGCGCCTGCGACGGGTTGACCTTGCGGTAGGTGGGCATGCTGCGCATGGCGCTGGGCAGCAGGTTGCGCGCCGCATTGATCGCCGCCTGCACCTCGCGGGCGGCGGCGTTGATGTCGCGGCCCAGCTCGAACTGCAGGATGATCCGCGTCGAGCCCTGGCTGCTGCGGCTGGTCATCTGGCTGATGCCGGCGATGGTGCCGAGCGAGCGTTCCAGCGGCGTGGCCACGCTGGAGGCCATCACCTGCGGGCTGGCGCCGGGCAGGCTGGCCTGCACGGTGATCACCGGGAAGTCCATCTGCGGCAGCGGCGACACCGGCAGCAGGCCGAAGCTCAGCGCCCCGGCCAGCAGGATCGCCAGACTCAGCAGCAGGGTGGCGACCGGGCGGAGGATGAAGGGGGCCGACAAATTCATGCCTGACTCCCGCAGGGTGCGCCGTGCGCACCATCAAGATCACCCCGTTGCGCCGCTCCGGCTGCGGCCGCCATGCGCAGCGCTGCGCTGCCGCGGGTGCGCATGGCGCACCCTACGATCAGGCGTTCCGCCCCCAGGTCGCCATGATGCGCACGGCGCACCCTGCAGGCGTGCAATAGCGTAGGGTGCGCCATGCGCACCAGCATTCCCCCCTTCATACCGCCACCCCCGCCGCACTACGCCCGGCAAAGCGCCGGCTCAGGCGGTCGAACCACAGGTAGATCACCGGGGTGGTGAACAGGGTCAGCACCTGGCTGACCAGCAGGCCACCGACCATCACCAGGCCCAGCGGCTGGCGCAGCTCGGCGCCGGAGCCCGAGGCCAGCATCAGCGGGATGGCGCCGAACAGCGCGGCCAGGGTGGTCATCAGGATCGGCCGGAAGCGCAGCAGCGCCGCCTGGTGGATCGCCGCCTGCGGGTCCATGCCCTGGTGGCGCTCGGCCTCGAGGGCGAAGTCGATCATCATGATCGCGTTCTTCTTGACGATGCCGATCAACAGGATGATGCCGATCACCGCGATCAGCCCCAGGTCGTTGCCGGAGACGAGCAGCGCCAGCAGCGCTCCGACGCCGGCCGAGGGCAGCGTGGAGAGGATGGTGATCGGGTGGATGTAGCTCTCGTAGAGCACGCCGAGCACGATGTACATGGTGACGATGGCGGCGAGGATCAGCCACAGGGTGCTGGACAGCGAGGCGCGGAACGCCTCGGCGGCGCCCTGGAAGCGGCTCTGCACGCCTTGCGGCAGACCGATCTCGGCCTTGACCTGCTCGATGCGCGCCACCGCCTCGCCCAGCGCCACCCCCGGCGCCAGGTTGAATGACACGGTCACTGCCGGGAACTGACCGATGCGGTTGACCTGCAGCGCGGTGGCGCGCTCCTCGACGCGCACCAGGCTGGCCAGCGGCACCTGCACGCCATCGGTGCCGGCCACGTGGATCTCGCGCAGCGCATCCAGCCCGCGGTCGCGGGCGCCCTGGCTTTCCAGCACCACACGGTACTGGCTGGTCTGGGTGAAGATGGTGGAGATCTGCCGCTGGCCGAAGGCGTCGTACAGCGCGCTGTCGATGGCGCTCATGGTCACGCCGAGGCGCCCGGCCAGGTCGCGGTCGACCTGCAGATAGGCCTGCAGGCCGCGGGTCTGCAGGTCGCTGGTCACGTCGGCAAGCTCGGCCAGCGGTTCCAGCGCCTCGACCAGGCGTGGCGTCCACTCCTCGAGCAGCGCGGCGTCCGGCGACTCCAGGCTGAACTGGTACTGGGTGCGGCTGACGCGGTCCTCGATGGTCAGCTCCTGCAACGGCTGCAGGAACAGCTCGATGCCCGGCACCTGCGCCAGCGCGGGGCGCAAGCGCTCGATCACCTCGGCGGCGGTGAGGTCGCGCTCACCGTGCGGCACCAGGTTGATCTGCATGCGTCCGCTGTTGAGGGTGGCGTTGTCGCCGTCGACGCCGATGTAGGAGGACAGGCTGGCCACCGCCGGATCGCGCAGGATCACCTCGGCCAGGCGCTGCTGGCGCTCGCTCATGGCCTTGAAGGAAATGCTCTGCGGCGCCTGGCTGATGCCCTGGATGGCACCGACGTCCTGCACCGGGAAAAAGCCTTTGGGAACAGCCTGATACAAGACAATGGTGAGACCCAGAGTGAGCACGGCGACCAGCAGGGTGGCGCCCTGGTGGCGCAGCACCCAGGTCAGGCCGGCGTCGTAGCGGGCGATCAGCCAGTCGATCCAGGCGCCGCTGGCCCGGTAGAAGCGGCCCTGCTCGCCCTCGGGCTGATGCCTGAGCAGGCGCGCGCACATCATCGGCGTCAGGGTCAGCGACACCACCAGCGAGATGAGGATGGCCACCGCCAGGGTGATGGCGAACTCGCGGAACAGTCGGCCGACCACATCGGCCATGAACAGCAGCGGGATCAGCACGGCGATCAGCGAGAAGGTCAGCGACACCAGGGTGAAGCCGATCTGCTTCGCCCCCTTGAGCGCGGCGTTGAGCGGCGTCTCGCCCTCTTCCAGGTGACGGGCGATGTTCTCCAGCATGACGATGGCGTCGTCGACCACGAAGCCGGTGGCGATGGTCAGCGCCATCAGGGTCAGGTTGTTGATCGAGAAGCCGGCCAAGTACATCACCGCGAAGGTGCCGATCAAGGACAGCGGCACGGCGATCGACGGGATCACCGTGGCGGCCAGGCGCCGCAGGAACAGGAAGGTCACCAGCACCACCAGGCACACGGCGAGCAGCAGCTCGAACTGCACGTCGCGCACCGCGGCGCGGATGGTCTGGGTGCGGTCGCTGAGCACCGCCACCTCGACCCCGGCCGGCAGGCTGGCGCTGATCTGCGGCAGCAGCGCCTGGATGCGGTCGACCACCTCGATGACGTTGGCGCCCGGCTGGCGCTGCACGTTGACCAGCACCGCGGCGTTCTGGTCGGCCCACGCGGCCAGGCGCTCGTTCTCGGCGCCGTCGACCACCTCGGCGATGTCGCCCAGGCGCAGGGTGGCGCCGGCGCTGTAGGTCAGCACCAGGTCGCGGTACTCGGCGGCGGACTTCAGCTGGTCGTTGGCGTCCAGCTGGGAAACGCGGGTCGGGCCGTCGAAGTTGCCCTTGGGCTGGTTGACGTTGGCGGCGTTGATCAGGCTGCGCACGTCGGACAGGTTGAGGCCGTAGGCGGCCAGCGCCTGCGGGTTGACGCGGATGCGCACCGCCGGTCGCTGGCCGCCGGCGAGGCTGACCAGGCCGACGCCGCTGATCTGCGCCAGTTTCTGCGCCATGCGGGTGTCGACCAGGTCGTTGACCTCGGGCAGCGGCAGGCTCCGGGAGGTGATCGCCAGGGTCAGCACCGGGGTGTCGGCCGGATTGACCTTGTTGTACACGGGCGGTGCCGGCAGGTCATTGGGCAGCAGGTTGTTGGCCGCGTTGATCGCCGCCTGCACCTCCTGCTCGGCGACGTCCAGCTCGACGTCGAGGCCGAAGCGCAGGGTGATCACCGAGGCGCCGCCCGAGCTGGTCGAGGACATCTGCTTGAGCCCCGGCATCTGGCCGAACTGGCGCTCCAGCGGCGCGGTCACCGCGCTGCCCATCACCTCAGGGCTGGCGCCGGGGTACAGGGTCAGCACGCGGATGGTCGGATAGTCGACCTGCGGCAGCGCCGCCACCGGCAGCAGGCGGTAGGCGATCAGCCCGGCGAGGAAGATCGCCACCATCAGCAGGGTGGTGGCCACCGGGCGCAGGATGAACGGGCGCGACAGGCTCATGCGGTAGGCTTCCGTGCCGGCGCGCCGTCGGCCGGCAGCGGCCGCTCGCCCTGCGGGTTGCTGCCCGGCTCGGCCTTGCCCGGCGCCACCGGCGGCGTGGCCTCCTTGGAAGCGCCCTCCACCACCTCGACCGTGCTGCCCTCGCGCAGGCGGTCGGTGCCTTCCAGCACCACCTTCTCGCCGGCGGCCAGGCCCGCGCCGATCAGGCTCTGCTCGCCATTGCTGGCGGCGACCGTGACCGGGCGCATCTTCACCTTGTTCTCGGCATCCACCACGTAGACGAAGGTGCCCGCCGAGCCGAACTGCACCGCCGCCGCCGGCAGCAGCAGCGCGTCGCGGCGGGTCTCCAGCAGCAGGCGCACGTTGACGAACTGGTTGGGGAACAGGCGCTCGTCGCCGTTCTCGAAGCGCGCCTTGAGCTTGACGGTGCCGGTGGCGGTGTCGATCTGGTTGTCCAGGCTGGCCAGCACGCCCTCGGCCAGACGCTGGCGCTCGCCGCGGTCCCAGGCATCGACCTTGAGCGGCTCGCCGGCGCGGTGGCGGGCCAGCAGCGCCGGCAGCTCGGCCTCGGGCAAAGTGAAGCTGACGGTGATCGGCGCAGTCTGGGTGATGGTCACCAGCGGCGTGGCATTGCCGGAGGTGACCAGGTTGCCGACGTCCACCTGGCGCAGGCCGAGGCGGCCGGCGATCGGCGCCCTGACCTCGGTGAATTCGAGGTTCAGGCGCGCCTCGGCGACCGCCGCCTGCAGGCTCTGCAGGCTGCCGCGCAGCTGCTCGACCGTGGCCTGCTGGCTGTCCAGCGTTTGCCTGGCGATGGAGTCCTCGGCGTACAGGCCCTGGTAGCGCGCCAGATCCAGCTCGGCGTTCTTCAGCTCGGCGCGGCGCTCGGCGAGGTCGCCCTCGGCCTTGTCCAGCGCCGCGCGGTACGGACGTGGGTCGATCTGCACCAGCACCTGGCCGGCCTTGACCTGCTGGCCTTCCTCGAACAGCACCTTGACCAGCTGGCCGTCGACGCGCGGCAGCACGTTGACCGTGTTGTAGGCGGTGACGGTGCCGAGGGCCTTGAGTTCCACCGGGAATGCGCCGAGTTGCGCCTCGGCCAGGCGCACCGGCACCGTGCCGCCGGCCATGTCGCGGAAGCGCGGCCGTCCCGGCGGCGCGCTCAGGCTGCCGCCGCCCCCGGGTCCGCGGGCACCTCCCGGTTGCGCCCCCTGCTCGTCAGCCGGCCACAGCCACCAGGCCAGCGCGGCGGCCAGCAGCACTACTGTCCCGCCGGCCAGCCAGCGGTTACGGGAAGAACGGGTTGGGAGATTGATTTCGGACATGGTGCAGGTCACTTTCCTTGGGAGCCTGAACGATAAGGCTTCTCAGTTGTAGCGCAAAGGTTCTTTACCAGCACTTTACCTGTCGGCGCTAAATGGCTGACAGATTTGCACTTGATGGTGCGCGCGGCGTGCGCCGCACGGCGGCAGCTCGGCCCCATGCGTCCGCTCGGGCAACACAGTCTATTGCCAAGCCCCGGCCCGCTCCCCACACTGGAAGCATGCCTCGCTCTCCTGCTCCACCGTCCGAGGCCGCCCGGTTGTTGGCGCTGGTCGATCAGTTGATCCAGGAAGTACAGCCCGGCACACCGCTGCGCGCCACGCTAGACAGCGTG harbors:
- a CDS encoding efflux transporter outer membrane subunit, with amino-acid sequence MTVPVYRFATPVGANSFARRIKANKFAPTLLLALAMSGCAIGPDYQRPELNTPAAFKQAAGWKAAEPADALARGAWWELYGDATLNALQQRLQQSNQSLAQSLAQYREAQALVRGTRASFFPSLSGNASKTRSGQGTGQSTVRLADGSTVTSGVSGGGISKSYDLTFGVNWELDLWGKLRRQLEADNASLSASAADLAAVRLSLQSELAQNYLQLRVLDEQQRLLDATVAAYARSLKLTENQYQAGIVPKSDVTQARTQLKSTEAQAIDLRYQRAQLEHAIAVLVGVPPAEFELAAVDGVPSLPEVPVSVPSVLLERRPDVASAERAVMSANAEIGVARAAWFPSLNLSAAGGYRGDTFGQWINTPNRFWSIGPEFAMTLFDAGLIRSQVDQAEARYDQTVAAYRQTVLDSFREVEDYLVQLRVLEEESGVQQEALDAARESLRLIENQYKAGTIDYNSVVSVQTAALSNERSHLTLLGSRLTASVQLIAALGGGWQGVAAEQGVTD
- a CDS encoding MdtA/MuxA family multidrug efflux RND transporter periplasmic adaptor subunit — translated: MSEINLPTRSSRNRWLAGGTVVLLAAALAWWLWPADEQGAQPGGARGPGGGGSLSAPPGRPRFRDMAGGTVPVRLAEAQLGAFPVELKALGTVTAYNTVNVLPRVDGQLVKVLFEEGQQVKAGQVLVQIDPRPYRAALDKAEGDLAERRAELKNAELDLARYQGLYAEDSIARQTLDSQQATVEQLRGSLQSLQAAVAEARLNLEFTEVRAPIAGRLGLRQVDVGNLVTSGNATPLVTITQTAPITVSFTLPEAELPALLARHRAGEPLKVDAWDRGERQRLAEGVLASLDNQIDTATGTVKLKARFENGDERLFPNQFVNVRLLLETRRDALLLPAAAVQFGSAGTFVYVVDAENKVKMRPVTVAASNGEQSLIGAGLAAGEKVVLEGTDRLREGSTVEVVEGASKEATPPVAPGKAEPGSNPQGERPLPADGAPARKPTA
- a CDS encoding efflux RND transporter permease subunit produces the protein MNLSAPFILRPVATLLLSLAILLAGALSFGLLPVSPLPQMDFPVITVQASLPGASPQVMASSVATPLERSLGTIAGISQMTSRSSQGSTRIILQFELGRDINAAAREVQAAINAARNLLPSAMRSMPTYRKVNPSQAPIMLLSLTSDVLEKGALYDFASTIIAQKLSQVPGVGEVQIGGSSLPAVRVELQPRLLEQYGLALDDVRQTISDANVRGPKGALEAGARHWQLASNDQLDKAADYLPLIIRHQDGAAIRLGDVATVRDSVENRYNSGFYNDEQAVLLVVNRQAGANIIETIEGIRAELPALRAVLPGSAELAVAMDRSPTIRATLHEAERTLLIAVGLVILVVLAFLGHWRAALIPALAVPVSLVGSFAAMHLLGFSLNNLSLMALIIATGLVVDDAIVVLENISRHIEAGEKPLAAALKGSREVGFTLLSMNVSLVAVFLSILFMGGIVERLFREFSITLTVAIVISLLVSLTLTPMLCARWLRAENRERAPNRLQRLGHRVQEGVLAFYRTSLEWALRHSLLTLLSLLATIALNVWLFVSVPKTFMPQQDTGQLIGMVRGDDGLSFQVMQPKMEVFRRAVLRDPAVESVAGFIGGDGGINNAFMIVRLKPMAERGVSAQQVAERLRRSLPRVPGAQLFLMPDQDLRFGAREGGSSENEYVLLASELDDLRTWMPKVRDALKTLPELTDIDANEGEGAQQITLVVDRDAAKRLGVDMSMVTALLNNAFSQRQVSTIYESLNQYSVVMEIDPQYAQHPEVLDQVRLVGSDGQLVPLSSFARWERSLEEDRVQHDGAFAAESINFSLAEGVSLEQASTAIDQAVARIGLPTEVQGKMGGTGGAFQQSQQSQPLMILGALLLVYIVLGILYESYIHPLTILSTLPSAGVGALLAIQLTGGQFSLISLLGLFLLIGVVKKNAILMIDQALQLERSERLSPQESIRRACLLRFRPIVMTTLAAILGALPLLLGAAEGAEMRQPLGLTIVGGLILSQLLTLYTTPVVYLYLDRLRHRVNRWRGVRSDAALEAPL
- a CDS encoding MdtB/MuxB family multidrug efflux RND transporter permease subunit; the protein is MSLSRPFILRPVATTLLMVAIFLAGLIAYRLLPVAALPQVDYPTIRVLTLYPGASPEVMGSAVTAPLERQFGQMPGLKQMSSTSSGGASVITLRFGLDVELDVAEQEVQAAINAANNLLPNDLPAPPVYNKVNPADTPVLTLAITSRSLPLPEVNDLVDTRMAQKLAQISGVGLVSLAGGQRPAVRIRVNPQALAAYGLNLSDVRSLINAANVNQPKGNFDGPTRVSQLDANDQLKSAAEYRDLVLTYSAGATLRLGDIAEVVDGAENERLAAWADQNAAVLVNVQRQPGANVIEVVDRIQALLPQISASLPAGVEVAVLSDRTQTIRAAVRDVQFELLLAVCLVVLVTFLFLRRLAATVIPSIAVPLSLIGTFAVMYLAGFSINNLTLMALTIATGFVVDDAIVMLENIARHLEEGETPLNAALKGAKQIGFTLVSLTFSLIAVLIPLLFMADVVGRLFREFAITLAVAILISLVVSLTLTPMMCARLLRHQPEGEQGRFYRASGAWIDWLIARYDAGLTWVLRHQGATLLVAVLTLGLTIVLYQAVPKGFFPVQDVGAIQGISQAPQSISFKAMSERQQRLAEVILRDPAVASLSSYIGVDGDNATLNSGRMQINLVPHGERDLTAAEVIERLRPALAQVPGIELFLQPLQELTIEDRVSRTQYQFSLESPDAALLEEWTPRLVEALEPLAELADVTSDLQTRGLQAYLQVDRDLAGRLGVTMSAIDSALYDAFGQRQISTIFTQTSQYRVVLESQGARDRGLDALREIHVAGTDGVQVPLASLVRVEERATALQVNRIGQFPAVTVSFNLAPGVALGEAVARIEQVKAEIGLPQGVQSRFQGAAEAFRASLSSTLWLILAAIVTMYIVLGVLYESYIHPITILSTLPSAGVGALLALLVSGNDLGLIAVIGIILLIGIVKKNAIMMIDFALEAERHQGMDPQAAIHQAALLRFRPILMTTLAALFGAIPLMLASGSGAELRQPLGLVMVGGLLVSQVLTLFTTPVIYLWFDRLSRRFAGRSAAGVAV